gcttAGCGCAttattgaaagaaaaaaaattactcaTCAACTTGACATATTACTGTATGTttttatacaaataaaaaaaaaagtgaaagagaagagaaaaaaagagaaaagagaaaagagaaaaaaaattattttattttcgacctattattactattagcattacaaaaaaaaaaaaaactataatGGATTATCAagcttttatattttgtggTAAGGGTCATGGTTTGGAACCCTTTTCTAAAACTAGAGGGGACACAGGGATAGTTAAAGCCTTGTTACCAGTTGGCAATAAGCCAATGATTGAATATGTTTTAGACTGGTGTGAACAAGCGGGCttcaaagaaataaatgTTGTTATTGACAAAAATGATCTAGacttattaaaagaaggaTTGGGTTCCTATTTGCTTAGGAGAGAAGAatcttataaaaaattaatgaaaaatttaaattctgTCTCACCTTTCACTAATTCATCATCAACACTATCCTCAGCTTCAGTGGGCCATAATTACTCCTCTAGTGGCAATGGCTCTGCGAGTGGCGTTAACTTATCtcataatttgaaaaaaccAACCCcgataaaatttatttcatCAGAATGCCAAAACACTGGCGAATGTTTGGCTAAGGAGCTTTTGCCTAAGATAACATCGAATTTTGTTCTATTGCCGTGCGATTTTATCACCGATATCCCACCTCAAATTTTATCctatcaatttttaaatatgtCTGATGATAACCTATGTATGTCGgtttattacaaaaataaatttgagAATATCgacaaaaaacaattaagcAATTGTTTCACTGTTTATTCTGAGGAAGAAGACTCGCCTGTATTATTAGATATATATTCCAAAGAATctgttgataaaaataagtatTTACAAATCAGAACGCAATTGTTGTGGAGATTTCCCAAGGCCACTGTTTCTACCACTTTATTGAATTCgttcatatatttttgttcctATAAGCTAGTTTCCATATTGGGTGATgcagaaaacaaaataaattgtaataaatcattaacTAAAGTGTTTAGAGATTTATCAAGAAGATCGTGGCAACATTCCACCAAAAAGGAGACTGTCGGTATATTTGTTATCCCTGAAGTTGGTAATTTTTTGAGATCTAATAACTTAAGTTCCTATATGGAGGCAAAcagatatattttaaaagtaagATCAACATACAGCAGCAACAATACTTCGGCACACacacataataataattctactGTCGGTGGTGATTCTTTTGTTGGTGGAAATTGTACCTTTGGCGAAAAAACTAACATCAAGAAGTCTGTAATTGGGAATAATTGTAAGATTGGTAAGAAATGTCGTATTGTTGGTTGTGTGATCTTTACCAATCTGGAAATTGAAGACGATTGTCATATAGAAAACTGTATTATTGGCAACTTCGCTAAAATATctaaaaaatgtaaattGACCAATTGTTATGTAGAGAGCTCATATGAAGTGGGAGAAAAGAGTATGTTGAAAGGAGAAACGTTGAAGAGTTTGTATTTGGCGGACAATTCTGATgaagataataacaataatgaaaatgatgaagaCAACGACCAcgacgatgatgatgatgacgatgatgagTATATGTATCGTGAAGAAATTAGTGGCGAAGATGACGAAGAAGATGGCGAAGGATATGAATACGATGATGAATACGGTGATGATGACATTTTTGAACGTTAAACGATGTAAACAACAACTGTTTAATTGTATATTAATTAACTCGAGAGCTCTTGATTGCTTATAtaagtaaatattttatcctTTGGACACTtgaattatcaaaaaaaaaaaaaaaaaaaaaaaaaaaaaaaaaaatagcctAGCTTGTTATGTTTATTAAACATAGATAATtgggataaataaatatatacaggtaaatacaaaatttataaagaaaaagaatatatatttaaatctaTGTTTCAGATTTAGAAGTAATGACagtgttgttgttgttgtcatTGTCAAAGATACCATCCCAACGACCTTTCTTATGTAATATGGCCAATATTAAAACCGCTGGTAATTGCAACACACTGATCCAAAAAGTTTTTCTAGCGTATACGTTAGCTTTTGATAAACCTTTGTTGAATGCAATGGAGTCGTTACAAATTTTGGAAGAATAGTTTTTCTTCTGTTGCCACCAAAACATGAAGGCCCAAAACGATAACCAAGTATTAGCAATACCAGAATCTATTTGATAATACCAGTCACAAATACCAAAATATGAAAGTCCAAAACACAATGGGAACATTAACAACGAGTATCGTAGAGCTACCCGAGCATTTAACTTTGGATTTTTCCAAGCAGTCATCACATAGCCTgcatttttatattcatttttaatattatggCTTAATGTGTTAAAATGGGGAAATTGCCACGCATATAATAACCCAGCTAAGCACCAGCAGCCGGGGTCTGTTAAAGGACTAGCAGCGGCCCAGCCCATTAAGGGCGGAATTGCACCAACGATTGCACCAACCCAGgtatttataatatgttttcttttt
This Saccharomycodes ludwigii strain NBRC 1722 chromosome II, whole genome shotgun sequence DNA region includes the following protein-coding sequences:
- the GCD1 gene encoding translation initiation factor eIF2B subunit gamma (similar to Saccharomyces cerevisiae YOR260W | GCD1 | General Control Derepressed), whose translation is MDYQAFIFCGKGHGLEPFSKTRGDTGIVKALLPVGNKPMIEYVLDWCEQAGFKEINVVIDKNDLDLLKEGLGSYLLRREESYKKLMKNLNSVSPFTNSSSTLSSASVGHNYSSSGNGSASGVNLSHNLKKPTPIKFISSECQNTGECLAKELLPKITSNFVLLPCDFITDIPPQILSYQFLNMSDDNLCMSVYYKNKFENIDKKQLSNCFTVYSEEEDSPVLLDIYSKESVDKNKYLQIRTQLLWRFPKATVSTTLLNSFIYFCSYKLVSILGDAENKINCNKSLTKVFRDLSRRSWQHSTKKETVGIFVIPEVGNFLRSNNLSSYMEANRYILKVRSTYSSNNTSAHTHNNNSTVGGDSFVGGNCTFGEKTNIKKSVIGNNCKIGKKCRIVGCVIFTNLEIEDDCHIENCIIGNFAKISKKCKLTNCYVESSYEVGEKSMLKGETLKSLYLADNSDEDNNNNENDEDNDHDDDDDDDDEYMYREEISGEDDEEDGEGYEYDDEYGDDDIFER